From the genome of Muricauda sp. SCSIO 64092, one region includes:
- a CDS encoding TraG family conjugative transposon ATPase gives MKKINLSAYHPILSIEKHIVFANNGNVVLCYKADLPEIYSLSEKDFEDMHGSWFQAFKSLPISTVIHKQDVYGKGQYAADKLPNKSFLEKATHRHFKGRECLSHESYLFFILPLDKALNASKFTNPFRKVEKGIHKKLDQNVQEFIASVNDAVSFINNSRMVSLRQLKENEILELTSAYFNGFNDGFDTDVQLGKSAIEIGGNHFDVLAVNSELCFGDVVQSSKTNDKFTSDDFVFHQGFIDGLGLNLNENHIINQIIYLDDKHKWRKLLDKKIEELNKSSNFGTQNKVVQKKIEAIVAKINEDDSSRIIRGHLNIVFWSPEAGRLKNIASKIKTEFKELDIVPYYPKGEERKHYFLNSYLCFSSNFSNEDLYVTDLKHALCLYINNSNYKSDGQGIIFNDRQHNIPVLKDVWDEQKRRIKARNFAIFAPTGEGKSFLANNILRQYFEQQVRLVIIDLGGSYSKFAKLYPDDHIILRYEQGKNLGINPFYISNEADLTPERLEDLAIFLLELLAEGNQVSKAKEVAVKKVLLHYYKHIRSDHSLASLYRFIKNKKDSLIETLNIREEHFSVYNFLHILSEYVDDGLYSFLFNVSEDQTFKIEDKRMIVFELDEVKDNKEILSVMLKLIKSAIQRTIWRNRSERGIILFDEFAKQLKFDNVLESVEFYYQAIRKQNGAIGIVLQSINQLPNNSTSASILENTQVIYSLRNEKGYEELQKRLNLSSHDLNQLKSIHNNLTGDRKYTEMFIKIGKESNIFRLEVPKEVYAAYLTDGRESEAIMAIYNNTNNMEEAINTFIKQRP, from the coding sequence ATGAAGAAAATTAACCTATCCGCATACCATCCTATCCTGAGCATAGAAAAGCATATCGTTTTTGCCAATAACGGCAATGTAGTATTGTGCTATAAAGCTGACCTACCAGAAATCTATTCCCTGTCCGAAAAGGATTTTGAGGATATGCACGGTTCTTGGTTCCAGGCATTCAAGTCCTTACCGATCAGTACGGTAATCCATAAACAGGATGTCTACGGGAAAGGCCAATATGCGGCGGATAAACTCCCCAACAAAAGTTTTTTGGAAAAGGCGACCCATCGTCATTTTAAAGGTCGTGAATGTCTAAGCCATGAATCCTATCTGTTTTTTATCCTGCCATTGGACAAAGCTCTGAACGCTTCAAAATTCACCAACCCATTTCGAAAAGTTGAAAAAGGCATCCATAAAAAATTAGATCAAAATGTGCAGGAGTTCATTGCCTCGGTAAACGATGCGGTCTCCTTTATCAATAACAGCCGCATGGTGTCCCTGAGACAATTAAAAGAGAACGAAATTTTAGAGCTTACGAGTGCCTACTTCAATGGGTTCAATGACGGTTTTGATACGGACGTCCAATTAGGGAAATCCGCCATTGAAATCGGTGGGAACCATTTTGATGTATTGGCGGTAAACAGCGAACTCTGTTTTGGTGATGTGGTACAGAGCAGTAAGACCAATGACAAGTTCACTTCGGATGATTTTGTATTCCATCAGGGCTTTATCGATGGATTGGGACTGAACCTGAACGAGAACCATATCATCAATCAAATCATATATCTGGATGACAAGCACAAATGGAGAAAACTACTGGACAAAAAAATTGAAGAACTCAACAAAAGTTCGAACTTCGGAACACAGAACAAGGTCGTTCAGAAGAAAATTGAGGCCATTGTTGCTAAAATTAATGAAGACGACAGTTCAAGAATTATACGAGGGCATCTCAACATTGTTTTCTGGTCCCCGGAAGCCGGACGGCTAAAAAATATTGCCTCAAAGATCAAGACCGAATTCAAGGAACTGGACATCGTACCGTATTATCCAAAAGGCGAGGAACGAAAGCACTACTTTCTCAATTCCTATCTATGTTTCAGTTCCAATTTTTCCAATGAGGACCTGTACGTAACCGATCTGAAACATGCGCTGTGCCTGTATATCAATAACAGCAATTATAAGTCGGACGGACAGGGCATCATCTTTAATGATAGGCAACACAACATTCCCGTTTTAAAGGATGTATGGGACGAACAAAAGAGGCGCATCAAGGCCAGGAACTTTGCCATTTTCGCCCCAACGGGGGAAGGTAAATCCTTTTTGGCGAACAATATCCTTCGGCAGTATTTCGAGCAGCAAGTGCGACTGGTCATCATTGATCTGGGAGGTTCCTATTCCAAATTTGCCAAGCTCTATCCCGATGACCATATCATCTTACGGTATGAGCAAGGGAAAAATTTGGGCATCAATCCTTTTTACATTTCCAATGAGGCCGATCTGACCCCGGAGCGATTGGAAGACCTGGCCATTTTCCTATTGGAACTATTGGCAGAGGGCAATCAGGTTTCAAAAGCCAAAGAGGTGGCAGTAAAAAAAGTATTGTTGCATTACTATAAACACATCCGTTCAGATCATTCCCTGGCCTCCTTATATCGATTTATAAAAAACAAAAAAGATAGCCTCATAGAGACCCTTAATATAAGGGAAGAGCATTTCAGCGTTTACAACTTTCTGCACATCCTTTCGGAATATGTAGATGATGGCCTGTACAGTTTCCTTTTCAATGTAAGCGAGGACCAGACCTTTAAGATCGAGGACAAACGCATGATCGTCTTTGAACTCGATGAAGTGAAGGACAATAAGGAAATCCTTTCCGTGATGTTGAAACTCATCAAATCGGCCATCCAGCGGACCATCTGGAGAAACCGCTCTGAAAGGGGAATCATTCTCTTTGATGAGTTTGCCAAACAGCTCAAATTCGATAATGTTCTGGAGAGCGTGGAATTCTATTATCAGGCCATCCGAAAGCAAAATGGGGCCATTGGTATCGTTCTACAATCCATTAACCAATTGCCCAACAATTCCACATCGGCAAGCATTCTGGAAAATACACAGGTCATTTATAGCCTTCGGAACGAAAAAGGGTATGAAGAACTTCAAAAGCGATTGAACCTGTCGAGCCACGATCTCAACCAATTAAAGTCCATTCACAACAACCTTACAGGAGATAGAAAGTACACGGAAATGTTCATCAAGATCGGGAAGGAGAGCAACATTTTCCGCCTCGAAGTACCCAAAGAGGTCTATGCCGCATATCTCACGGACGGAAGGGAAAGCGAGGCCATAATGGCCATTTATAATAACACCAACAATATGGAAGAAGCCATAAACACATTCATAAAACAACGGCCATAG
- a CDS encoding type IV secretion system protein has product MKNKIKTLVLVLTITISLSGHIVAQGTPVYDNTNFISFSKSLVESAKQTSELLKTVQFLKQQKENIEKVNNVIKQLKAVREMAVNNERLFNIVQNDLREILNSPYIKPSEVNKVSESFNSIIENSLSGLEYTERILSSDNLKMTDAERASVLKEMELKSREMVAESEARTKRYREIIAFRKMQDRINNRKTNY; this is encoded by the coding sequence ATGAAGAACAAAATCAAAACATTAGTATTGGTACTGACCATAACTATTTCATTATCTGGCCACATTGTGGCCCAGGGGACCCCGGTATATGACAATACCAACTTTATCAGTTTTTCCAAATCCCTGGTAGAATCCGCAAAACAGACCTCTGAACTATTAAAGACGGTTCAATTTCTCAAACAGCAGAAAGAGAATATCGAGAAAGTGAACAATGTTATCAAGCAGCTAAAGGCAGTCCGGGAAATGGCAGTGAACAACGAACGTTTGTTCAACATTGTACAGAACGATCTACGCGAGATTTTAAACTCGCCTTATATCAAGCCCAGTGAAGTCAATAAGGTCTCGGAATCCTTTAACTCCATTATCGAGAACTCTTTGAGTGGATTGGAATACACCGAACGGATATTGTCCAGTGACAACCTTAAAATGACCGATGCGGAACGTGCTTCAGTGCTAAAGGAAATGGAGCTAAAATCCAGGGAAATGGTCGCTGAGAGCGAGGCCAGGACCAAACGTTACCGTGAGATCATCGCCTTTCGCAAAATGCAGGACAGAATCAACAACAGGAAAACCAATTACTAA
- a CDS encoding single-stranded DNA-binding protein has product MNKLRNKVQLIGNVGERPEITELDNNHKVARLSLATNAHYKNAKGEKVKRTEWHTLIAWGKVAEIVERLVTKGQELAIEGKLTYRTYEDKENVKRQVTQIVISEILLLGKAKKNQDEDENAL; this is encoded by the coding sequence ATGAACAAACTAAGAAACAAAGTCCAGTTGATCGGAAATGTTGGGGAAAGACCCGAGATAACCGAATTGGACAATAACCATAAAGTGGCCCGCCTATCATTGGCTACCAATGCGCATTATAAAAATGCCAAAGGTGAAAAAGTAAAACGTACAGAATGGCATACGCTTATTGCCTGGGGCAAGGTTGCTGAAATAGTGGAAAGATTGGTAACAAAAGGTCAAGAGCTTGCCATAGAGGGTAAACTGACTTATCGCACCTACGAAGATAAAGAAAATGTTAAGCGCCAGGTAACTCAGATAGTGATATCCGAAATATTACTACTGGGCAAGGCAAAAAAAAATCAGGACGAAGATGAAAACGCCTTATAA
- a CDS encoding conjugal transfer protein TraK, with protein sequence MKTPYKNIYDVLGLNRFIVLAVVIGAVLTCIVSVFMVVKLHKESVNNAFVVNSDGSVIPLKMVQQYENLEVEVLSHLELFHTYFYHIDASNYEKNLEKALWLGNSSVDALYGQKKADGVYNRLLQYSLVQKVLKIESKIDIQQEPYRFETTVIFEINRGAVTDRYELTTTGNIIHVDRNFPNNTHGLLITNFFENKLRKLKNYEDRKE encoded by the coding sequence ATGAAAACGCCTTATAAGAACATTTACGACGTGCTTGGACTCAACCGATTCATTGTTTTGGCAGTCGTTATTGGAGCAGTTTTGACCTGTATCGTATCCGTGTTTATGGTCGTAAAACTTCACAAAGAATCCGTCAATAATGCCTTTGTGGTCAATTCGGATGGAAGTGTCATTCCCCTAAAAATGGTACAGCAGTACGAGAATTTGGAAGTGGAAGTATTATCACATTTAGAACTGTTCCATACTTATTTCTACCACATCGATGCGAGCAATTATGAAAAGAACCTGGAGAAAGCGCTATGGCTGGGGAACAGTTCTGTAGATGCATTGTACGGACAGAAAAAAGCTGATGGGGTCTACAACCGATTGTTGCAATACTCCTTAGTACAGAAGGTATTAAAAATTGAATCCAAAATCGATATCCAACAGGAACCGTATCGCTTTGAGACCACCGTCATTTTTGAAATCAACCGAGGGGCGGTCACGGACCGCTATGAGCTGACCACAACAGGAAACATCATCCATGTGGATAGGAACTTTCCCAACAATACCCACGGATTATTGATAACCAACTTTTTTGAAAATAAACTGAGAAAACTTAAAAACTATGAAGATAGAAAAGAATAA
- the traM gene encoding conjugative transposon protein TraM: protein MKIEKNKIVFVGVILCVVLFIVSYSIIVLGSEEEPTIENNQIPVPELEDAQKEYGSKLEALDDLKEARQTNAPSIYDERLLDSTGVYDPNLLEKEKMRIVDSIYNEGHISYSDRSFRKPDVKIEPKHTQKDSIPKTNKQENAIVTKELGLEHQLFFASNPLENESSISQNTDAFIYVRVDGTQTVRNDHRLQMRLNRNAIINGTPFSKNTPVYGTVSFKPNRTLIEIESIDHRSVKLKAFDLQDGSEGIYVKNSFRAEAGQEVVGDIVDDINVVGLPHISSPLNTGVSGIKRIFQRNNRSVKVTITDNYQLILGPNKQ, encoded by the coding sequence ATGAAGATAGAAAAGAATAAGATCGTGTTCGTCGGGGTCATTTTGTGCGTAGTGCTCTTCATTGTCTCATACTCGATAATCGTATTGGGAAGTGAAGAGGAACCCACAATTGAGAACAATCAGATCCCGGTCCCGGAGCTGGAAGACGCACAGAAAGAATACGGTTCCAAATTAGAGGCATTGGACGACCTAAAGGAAGCCCGCCAAACCAATGCACCCAGTATTTATGATGAACGTTTGTTGGACTCGACCGGAGTTTATGACCCGAATCTATTGGAAAAAGAAAAGATGCGCATCGTAGATAGTATCTACAATGAAGGACATATCAGTTATTCCGATAGAAGCTTCAGGAAACCTGATGTTAAAATTGAACCAAAACACACCCAGAAAGATTCCATCCCTAAAACCAACAAGCAAGAAAATGCCATTGTAACTAAAGAGTTAGGCCTGGAACATCAACTGTTTTTTGCGTCGAATCCGTTGGAAAACGAAAGCTCGATTTCCCAAAACACGGATGCGTTCATTTATGTTCGGGTGGATGGTACGCAAACGGTACGGAACGATCATCGCCTGCAAATGCGCCTGAACAGGAACGCGATTATAAATGGTACGCCATTTTCGAAAAATACGCCCGTTTATGGAACTGTGAGCTTTAAACCGAACAGGACCCTTATAGAGATCGAGAGTATCGATCATCGCTCGGTAAAGCTCAAAGCTTTCGATCTTCAGGACGGAAGTGAGGGTATCTACGTCAAGAACAGTTTTAGGGCCGAGGCCGGACAAGAAGTGGTCGGTGATATTGTCGATGACATCAACGTCGTTGGTCTTCCCCATATTTCGTCTCCGCTCAATACAGGAGTAAGCGGTATCAAACGAATATTCCAACGGAACAACCGAAGCGTAAAGGTTACCATAACCGATAACTATCAACTCATTTTAGGCCCTAACAAACAGTAA
- a CDS encoding DUF4138 domain-containing protein encodes MKTYIICTMAFMFSGPTVAQQKLDTIYANDKKNVALFFPEPIRQGITGTPNFVFTYNREKEQYFGLLQATPGAESNLLALTKNGQVYSYILKYRAQLPKLNYFISGNESIGNERPMAIDHKRITEPVDRTAYFQKFSEYQLKSRYLPISTKRRKGIKLQLQKMVYNATEVYLVIEITNRSGIDFEIDFLNVYRTNGNKQKKASYQRLEQHVSYKYKIPDLIKDGQSGRFVYVLPKFVLGDHEMLEIELKESKGSRAVILSTLDPLKSQNIGRAH; translated from the coding sequence ATGAAAACCTATATCATCTGTACCATGGCCTTTATGTTTTCCGGCCCAACCGTGGCACAGCAAAAGTTGGACACTATTTATGCCAATGATAAAAAGAACGTGGCCCTCTTTTTCCCTGAGCCTATCCGCCAGGGAATTACAGGTACGCCAAATTTCGTGTTCACCTATAATCGGGAGAAAGAGCAATATTTTGGATTGTTGCAAGCCACCCCAGGAGCAGAAAGCAACCTCTTGGCCCTGACCAAAAATGGACAGGTCTATTCCTATATTTTGAAATACAGGGCACAATTGCCGAAGCTGAACTATTTTATTTCCGGGAACGAGAGTATCGGAAACGAGCGACCAATGGCCATTGACCATAAACGGATCACTGAACCGGTAGACCGAACCGCCTATTTTCAGAAGTTCAGCGAATATCAATTAAAATCAAGGTACCTGCCCATTTCAACAAAACGAAGGAAGGGGATCAAACTCCAACTTCAAAAAATGGTATACAATGCCACCGAAGTATATCTGGTGATAGAGATTACGAACCGTTCGGGAATTGACTTTGAAATTGATTTTTTAAATGTCTATAGAACCAACGGCAACAAGCAAAAGAAAGCCTCTTACCAACGATTGGAACAGCATGTATCATATAAATATAAAATACCGGACTTGATCAAGGACGGGCAGTCCGGACGATTCGTATATGTATTGCCCAAATTCGTCCTGGGAGATCATGAAATGTTGGAAATCGAACTAAAAGAGTCAAAAGGGAGCAGGGCCGTCATCCTGTCCACCTTGGACCCGTTAAAGTCCCAAAACATAGGGCGGGCCCATTAA
- a CDS encoding conjugal transfer protein TraO, which yields MKNRTIIKTRFMLILFTGICFYAQSQNHSSAIEFLGGYSPHGIGIALNYDHHTSRTGFVQGGIYYSSNKAEVKESLKVSYNTFNVNIGYITNIYTSRLESIKLNIGGGGLIGYEEVNHGNGLLENGALLLDRSKFIYGGLALIELDIYINNDIGLVLRFSEYYHVNSDLGAFTLFAGVGVRYFLF from the coding sequence ATGAAAAATAGAACGATTATCAAAACCCGATTCATGCTGATACTTTTTACCGGCATTTGTTTTTACGCCCAATCGCAGAACCATTCCTCTGCCATAGAGTTTTTGGGAGGTTACAGCCCTCATGGGATCGGCATTGCACTCAATTACGATCATCATACTTCCAGAACCGGTTTTGTACAGGGAGGCATCTATTATTCCTCCAATAAAGCGGAAGTAAAAGAATCCCTTAAAGTATCCTACAATACGTTCAATGTAAATATCGGTTACATCACGAACATATATACCTCCAGGCTGGAGAGTATAAAGCTCAATATCGGGGGCGGTGGCCTGATAGGCTATGAGGAAGTGAACCATGGGAACGGCCTACTTGAAAACGGAGCGCTGCTCTTGGACAGGTCCAAATTCATTTATGGCGGTCTTGCCCTTATCGAACTTGACATTTACATAAACAATGACATCGGCCTTGTCCTAAGGTTCAGCGAATACTACCACGTTAACAGCGACCTGGGCGCATTCACCCTCTTTGCAGGGGTAGGTGTGCGATACTTCCTCTTTTAA